Part of the Desulfolutivibrio sulfoxidireducens genome is shown below.
CACTTCAAGGCCGAGCGGGAGAAACTGGAAATCGAAATTATTACCGGCGGTTCCACCGGCATCTTTGGGCTGGTGGGAAAGAAAAAGGCCGAGATACGGGCCAGGCTGCGCGAGGAGATACGGTTTCCGACGCAATCACCCGCCGCCCCGGAGCCCGGGACCGCCGGCGGACACCGTGCGAAATCCACGGACACGCCACCCTCCGACCCCGTCCCCTCGTCTGTGGCCCCCACGGCCGGGACCGACGAGGCCCAGGCCACGCCACCGGAAATCCCTTCCGGCGTCGAACCCGTGCCCGCTCCGGACGATGTGCCTCCGGCCGAGACCGGCGAGACCACGCGGCAGCCCGGACCCGATGCGGACTTAGCGCCGGACGCGGCCCAGGCCACGGTGGAGCGTCCTGTCGAGCAACGCCGGAAACCCCGTCAGGCCCCTTCGCGGCCGTCCGCGCCGCGCGCGTCGGCTCCGGAACGCGCCCCGCGCGAGACCGCTCCGGCCCCGGCCGAGCTTTCCGAGGAGCTTGCGGCCATTGTGCGCGAGGTCATGGAGAACCTCCTGCGGGGCATCCTGGAGGAGGTCCCCGAGATGGAGATATCAGGAAACGCCGAGCGGGTGACCGTGCTCGTCCTCGACGAGGAGAATTCCGGGCTGCTCATCGGCCGGGAGGGCCAGACCCTGTCCTCCATGCAATATCTGGTCAATCGCATTGTGGCCCGGCGGCACGAAGAGCCCGTGCGCGTGCAGATCAATACCGGCGAATACCGTGAGCGCCAGGACGACAACCTGCGCAAGATGGCCGTGTATCTGGCCGACAAGGCCAAGTCCCTGGGCCGTCCGCAAAGCACCAAGCCCCTTTCCTCCTACCATCGCCGGGTGGTGCATCTGGCCCTGCAGGAGGACGAGACCATCCAGACCCGCAGCAAGGGCGACGGCCCACTCAAACGGGTGATCATCGTCCCGAAGGCGCAGCGCGCCGAAAATCAGGCCGAGCGCGCCAAGTAGCGCGTCTCGATACGCCAGGCCCGGGGCGTTTCCCTCAGGGAGAAACGCCCCGGGCCTGGCCTTTTGGAGCCGGTCTCCCGCCGCGATTTCCCGGGGATCGTCTTCGCCGCCGCCCGCGTCCCCCAAAAGTCCCTACCCGGAGTTCCAGACGTGCGTTCCCCCGAGATCAAGGCCGACATCCTGCTTCTGGTGACCGCCCTCATCTGGGGACTGGCGTTTGTGGCCCAGCGAGTGGGCATGGACCACGTGGGGCCGTTCACCTTCAACGGCGTGCGGTTTCTGCTCGGGGCGGGGGCGCTTTTCCCCCTGGCCCTGCGCGCCGGGGTGCGGGCCCACCCCTCGGATTTCCAGGGCGCCGGACAGGGTCGGGGGGTTCTCGTGTGGGGCGGGCTTGCGGCCGGGGCGGCCCTGTTCGCCGGGGCCTCCCTGCAACAGGTGGGGCTGGTGTACACCACGGCGGGCAAGGCCGGGTTCATTACCGGGCTGTATGTGGTCATCGTGCCCCTTTTCGGACTCTTTTTCCGGCAGAAGTCCTCGCCCGGGGACGTTTTCGGCGCGGTCATGGCCGCTGTGGGACTGTATTTCCTGTCAGTCTCCGAGGACCTGACCATGTCCCTCGGGGATGTCCTGGAGCTGGCCGGGGCCTTTTTCTGGGCCGGGCACGTGTGCCTCATCGGCTGGCTGTCCCCGAAGGTCCGGGCCACCCGACTGGCCTGCGTCCAGTATGCCGTATGCGGCGTCTTGAGCCTGGCCACGGCCTTTTTGACCGAGACCGTCACGTCCATGGGCCTTTCCGGGGCCCTTGTCCCCATCCTGTACGGCGGGCTCTTGTCCGTGGGCTTGGCCTACACCCTCCAGGTGGTGGCCCAGCGCGACGCCAAGCCGGCCCATGCCGCCATCCTGCTCAGTCTCGAGGCCGTGTTCGCGGCCCTGGCCGGATGGGCGCTGCTTGGCGAGAGCATGGGCGCCCGGGGCATGTTCGGCTGCGGCCTGATGCTTTTGGGCATGCTGGCCTCCCAGTTGTGGCCGCGTCCCGGCGCGCGGGCCGCCTGAGCGCATCTTCCCCTGGAAAGGCCCTGCACAAGAAACGCCGCCCCCGGCTGGTCCGGAGGCGGCGTTCGATTTTTCGCGGCAGGGGGACGATCACAGGCGACCGTCCTTCTCCTTTTCCTTGGCCTGTTCAAAGTCGATCTTAAGCTGCGATTTCTTGCGCTCGCGAACCTGGAAGGTCAGCCGGGCTCCGAGGTAGAAGCAGGCCACGATGGCCACGGCCCAGAGTATATAGGAGAGCACGGGATATCTCCTCGACGCTGCGGAGGCAAAAGGACTGCTGGGCGGGCCTGGGCGTTTCGCCCGTGGTCACCCCCCCGCAACGCCCCCGGACCATGTCCGGGGGCGTTGCGGGGAACCACGACGTCAGTTTGCGGCCTTGCAGAGATTTTCCCGCTTCGCGGTTTCCAGAAGCTCGCAATCCCCGAAGGAGCAGGCCTTCTGGTAGTCCTCGCACATGGGGCCGTACTGCTTGAGATGGAAGTAGGTGTACCCCCGGCCCTTGTAGTAGTCGGCCTCCTTGGGGCCAAGCGAAATGGCCTTGTTGTAGTCCTCCAGGGCCAGATCGAAGTGCCCGTCCCGGGTGTGGCTTAGGCCCCGCATGGAGTAGGCCAGGGCGAAGGAGGGATTGCGGTCGATGGACCGGGTGTAGTCCTCGATGGCCCGGGTGTAGAGCTTCATGTAGTAGAAGGCGTGCCCCCGGCTGGCGTAGTAGTCGGCCCGGTTGGGGTTGAGCTTGATGGCCCGGTCGAATTGCTCGATGGCCTTTTGGTACTTGTTTTGTTTGCCGAGCTCGTTGCCCTTCTCGAAATACGCTTCGGCGTCGGCGGGCGTCCCTGTCTCCGGTTCCGGGGTGGCGGTTTCGACCGGCGTTCCGGTTCCCGGGGCCTCGGGGGGAGCGGCGGGGGTCCCCGATGAGGCTGGCGCGGCGGTGTCCTCGCCGAGAGGGGCGGGCTGTTCCTCGGGGGCGGGCCTGGCCGGGACGGGCGCGGCCCGGCCGGCGGGAATGGTCAGGACCATGCCGGCCTTGACCTTGCCGGCGACCACGCCCTTGTTGGCCCGGGCGATGTCGTCCGCCGCGGTGTTGTAGCGGGCGGCGATGGACCCCAGAGTTTCGCCGCGCTTGACCTTGTGCCGGATGGCGGCGGTTTCTTCCTTTTTGGGCTCGGCCTTGTCGGCCTTGGGCTCGGGCTTGTCGGCCTTGGGCTCGGGCTTGTCGGCCTTGGGCTCGGGCTTGTCGGCCTTGGGCTCGGCCTTGTCGGCCTTGGGTTCGGCCTTGTCGGCCTTGGGCTCGGCCTTGGCCCCGGGGGCCTTGAGGGTCTGGCCCACCCGGAGTTTGCGGGGGTCGAGGTTGTCGTTGGCCTTGAGCAACTCGGGCACGGAAACCCCGATCTTGGCGGCGATGGACTGGGGGGTGTCGCCTTTTTGGACGGTGTAGGTCCCGGCCGATGAGGACGGGGCGGCCTTTTCCGCAGCGGGTTTGGCCTTCTGTTCCCGCTTGGGTTCCGGGGCCGCCGGCTTTTCCTCCTTGGCGGAGGATTTTTTGGAGGACTTCTCGTCCTTGCCGGGCTTGTCGGCGTCGGATTTGCCGCCGGGGACGGTGATTTCCTGTCCCACGCGCAGTTTTTTCGGATCAAGACCCGGATTGGCCTTGAGCAGCTCCTGGGTGGTCATCCCGTGCTTTTGGGCGATCCCTCCGGGGGTGTCGCCGGATTTGACGGTGTAGGCGGGCGCGGTTGCCGGGGCCGACAGGGCGGTGATGGTCAAAAGAGCCAGACAAAGGACAAAAAAACAGGGAATCCGGAAAGTTCGAGGCATATTTCCACCTTGATAAAGACGAGGAATTCGGACCGAAAACGAGCCAAAACGACGTGTTTGAGAAAAGGACTTTAGACGTTTACGGGCAAAGGGGCAACTTTTTTTGGACGTCCCCGGATTACGCGGTGTTTAGGTTTGGGCGCCTGTTTTTCTCATGCCTTGCCCCGTGCCCCGGGACAGGATATGAACCGAAAAAAAGCGCACCGAGAACCGAAAAAAAGCGAGTCGTGGTATGGCACTGGTCGTCAAGGCGCACGGAAGCATCGAGCAGATCCTGGTCACCTCCCTCCCCAACAGCTTTGTTTCCAAGGTGTTCCGGCACTGTTGGGGAAAAAACAACACCCCCTATTTCGCCGGCAACTGCTTCAAGGGCGTTTTATATTTCGACGAGCGCATGGCCGCCTCGCTGGCCAAGGACGAGGGGTTTTCCTGGAACGGCTGGCTGGCCTTGCCCAAGTACCAGCACCTGATTGCGGCGGTCTTCGAAAGCGGCCTGGAGCTCACCGCGTTTTGCAACGGGGTCGCCTACCCGATCGGGACCTCGTCCCTGGTCCCGAAAACCCGTTCCCTGCGTTTCTCCGACGTGGCCCCGCGCATCGCCGAGGACCACGTGGCGGCGCTTCTGGGGTCCGTGGACAAGGGCTCCATGGTGTTTAGCCTCAAGGACGTCGAGGGCGACTTCGACCCCGGGAAACTGTCGGCCACGCTCACCAGGCTGGACGACTTCTCCTTCGAGGACGCGCTGCTCACCGGCATGGGCTACGACGGCCGGGAGATGTCCATGGAGATGGGCGAGAGCCGGGGCATGGGCATGATCGATCCGGTGCTCATCGGCAAGGATGGCGGCATCCTGGACATGTACGACTTCACCGCCTGAAGCGTCCGCGCGTCCCTGTCCAGGCCGCAAAGGCCGTCTGGCCCGCTTGGCCCGCCGTCTCCCCGGGCCGGTCGCGTTCCCCTTTTTCGCTTGAAAAAAAGTCCGTTCGGGGTAGAAGGAAAAGACCGGATCGCCAGTCCGCCAGTTCTCGCCCCGTGCGGTGGCCGCCTCATGTCTCTCCCGGAATATACCTCAAGGACTGGTTTTCATGAAAACCGTTCTGGTCATCGACGATGACGCCACCATCCGGAGCGTCATCAGGCTTTATCTGGAAGACGCGGGGTTCACGGTGCTCGAGGCCATGGATGGAAAGGCCGGCATGCGGATTTTTTCGGGCAGTCCCGTGGACCTGGTCATTTTGGATATCTTCATGCCCGAAAAAGACGGCATCGAGACCATCCAGGAGATCCGCGAGGCCGGCAACTGCAAGGTCCTGGCCATTTCCGGGGGGTCGCCCACCATGGGCATGGACTTTTTGCACCACGCCAAGACCTTCGGGGCCAACGCCATCCTGGTCAAACCGTTTAGCGAGAGCGAGCTTCTGGAGACCGTGCGGCGGCTCACGACGCCGTGACGCCGGGATCCCCGGCCATCTCCCCGCCCTTGTCCAGGCCCGGGTCGAACCGTACGGCCAGGCCCACAATCTCGACGGCCGCGGCCGCGAGGAACTCCTCCACCTCCGCCCGCCGCCCCGGGGCGAAGGAAAGCCGGACCACGGCCGCGTAGCGGTCCACCACGGTCATGCAGGCCAGATGGCCGTATCCCTCGAGCAGAAAGCGCAAAAGCCCCACATCCCGGCCGGGCAGGCCGATATACAGGCGCCGCGAACGCCGGGGGGCCGCGTAGGGCCGGGGACGCCTGGGCCGTTTCACAGGATCTCGGCGCCGTCGTCGGTGACCAGGACCATGTATTCCCAGCGCACGCCACCCCAATCCGGGTAATAGAGCCCCGGTTCCACGGTGACCACCATCCCCGGGGCCAGCTTCCCCTCGGCGTAGGGGCTCAGGCTCGGCGGCTCGTGGGTCTCGAGGCCGATGCCGTGTCCCAGGGAATGGGTGAAGGCCGCCGCCACGCCGTGGGTGGCGAAGGCGTTTTGGGCCAGAAGGAAGGCCTCCTGGTGGGTCAGGCCGGGACGCAGGGCGGCCAGGGCCGCGTCCTGGGCCTCGCGGACCATATCCACGGTGCGCCGGAAGCGGTCCGAGGGCGTCCCGCCCACCCAGAAGGTCCGGGTCTGGTCCGAGCAATAGCCGTCCACCCGGCCGCCCACGTCCACCAGGACCAGGCAGCCGTCGGTGATGGCCCTCGGGCCGGGCACGGCGTGGGGCAGGGCCGCGTTTTCGTCCACGGCCACGATGGACGGGAAGGACAACTCGCTGGCCCCGCCTTCCCGGAAAAGCTTCTCGATCTCCCAGGCCGCCTGGGCCTCGGTCATCCCCGGGACCAGGACGTCCGGCAGGCGCGAGAGCACGGCATGGTTGACGGCGCAGGATCGACGCAACAGGTCGATTTCGGCCGGGTCCTTGCAAAGCCGCAGGTCCTCGACGAATCCCGCGGACGGGACGAGTTCGATGTGATCCGACAGGCGGGCATGGGTGTCGTAGGTCAGGGAGCGGGCCTCGAAGAGGATCCGGGGCAGGCCCATGCCCTTGAGGAATTCGCCCATGGCCCGGTAGCGGTCGGCGGCGTAGATGAAGATGTCCTCCTCGGGCCAAAGCCGCCTGGCCGCATCCAGGAAGCGGGGATCGGTCAAGAGGATGTCCGGGCCGTTGCGGGTGACGCACAGCATCCCGGCGGACTCGTTGCACTGGGGATCGTGCAGTTCGAAGCCGCTTAGGTAATAGCGGTTGGCGGCGTGGGAGATCAGGATGGCCTTGTGCCCGGCCTCGGCCAGGCGGGCGCGCAGGCGTTCCCTGCGGGCGGCATGGACGGCGGTGTCCGTGGTGGGATTTTCCATGCCGGGGTTTAGGCGCATGTCGACCCCGGCGTCAACGTCCCAACCTGGCGTCGCATCGGGTTTTTTTATGCGGGGGTGCCTCGCCGGGACCGATC
Proteins encoded:
- a CDS encoding DMT family transporter: MRSPEIKADILLLVTALIWGLAFVAQRVGMDHVGPFTFNGVRFLLGAGALFPLALRAGVRAHPSDFQGAGQGRGVLVWGGLAAGAALFAGASLQQVGLVYTTAGKAGFITGLYVVIVPLFGLFFRQKSSPGDVFGAVMAAVGLYFLSVSEDLTMSLGDVLELAGAFFWAGHVCLIGWLSPKVRATRLACVQYAVCGVLSLATAFLTETVTSMGLSGALVPILYGGLLSVGLAYTLQVVAQRDAKPAHAAILLSLEAVFAALAGWALLGESMGARGMFGCGLMLLGMLASQLWPRPGARAA
- a CDS encoding DUF4911 domain-containing protein — protein: MKRPRRPRPYAAPRRSRRLYIGLPGRDVGLLRFLLEGYGHLACMTVVDRYAAVVRLSFAPGRRAEVEEFLAAAAVEIVGLAVRFDPGLDKGGEMAGDPGVTAS
- a CDS encoding LysM peptidoglycan-binding domain-containing protein; this encodes MPRTFRIPCFFVLCLALLTITALSAPATAPAYTVKSGDTPGGIAQKHGMTTQELLKANPGLDPKKLRVGQEITVPGGKSDADKPGKDEKSSKKSSAKEEKPAAPEPKREQKAKPAAEKAAPSSSAGTYTVQKGDTPQSIAAKIGVSVPELLKANDNLDPRKLRVGQTLKAPGAKAEPKADKAEPKADKAEPKADKPEPKADKPEPKADKPEPKADKAEPKKEETAAIRHKVKRGETLGSIAARYNTAADDIARANKGVVAGKVKAGMVLTIPAGRAAPVPARPAPEEQPAPLGEDTAAPASSGTPAAPPEAPGTGTPVETATPEPETGTPADAEAYFEKGNELGKQNKYQKAIEQFDRAIKLNPNRADYYASRGHAFYYMKLYTRAIEDYTRSIDRNPSFALAYSMRGLSHTRDGHFDLALEDYNKAISLGPKEADYYKGRGYTYFHLKQYGPMCEDYQKACSFGDCELLETAKRENLCKAAN
- a CDS encoding response regulator; amino-acid sequence: MKTVLVIDDDATIRSVIRLYLEDAGFTVLEAMDGKAGMRIFSGSPVDLVILDIFMPEKDGIETIQEIREAGNCKVLAISGGSPTMGMDFLHHAKTFGANAILVKPFSESELLETVRRLTTP
- the jag gene encoding RNA-binding cell elongation regulator Jag/EloR, encoding MSEMKTFSGKNLDEAMEQACRHFKAEREKLEIEIITGGSTGIFGLVGKKKAEIRARLREEIRFPTQSPAAPEPGTAGGHRAKSTDTPPSDPVPSSVAPTAGTDEAQATPPEIPSGVEPVPAPDDVPPAETGETTRQPGPDADLAPDAAQATVERPVEQRRKPRQAPSRPSAPRASAPERAPRETAPAPAELSEELAAIVREVMENLLRGILEEVPEMEISGNAERVTVLVLDEENSGLLIGREGQTLSSMQYLVNRIVARRHEEPVRVQINTGEYRERQDDNLRKMAVYLADKAKSLGRPQSTKPLSSYHRRVVHLALQEDETIQTRSKGDGPLKRVIIVPKAQRAENQAERAK
- a CDS encoding M24 family metallopeptidase, which produces MRLNPGMENPTTDTAVHAARRERLRARLAEAGHKAILISHAANRYYLSGFELHDPQCNESAGMLCVTRNGPDILLTDPRFLDAARRLWPEEDIFIYAADRYRAMGEFLKGMGLPRILFEARSLTYDTHARLSDHIELVPSAGFVEDLRLCKDPAEIDLLRRSCAVNHAVLSRLPDVLVPGMTEAQAAWEIEKLFREGGASELSFPSIVAVDENAALPHAVPGPRAITDGCLVLVDVGGRVDGYCSDQTRTFWVGGTPSDRFRRTVDMVREAQDAALAALRPGLTHQEAFLLAQNAFATHGVAAAFTHSLGHGIGLETHEPPSLSPYAEGKLAPGMVVTVEPGLYYPDWGGVRWEYMVLVTDDGAEIL